The DNA sequence ACGAGTGCGAGCGAGTCTGTCTCGTTGACCACGACATCCTGAATGCGAAATGCCTGTCGCTGGTTGCGCTCGGTGACGAACACGCCGCTACCTGCCCTGGAGGTGACGAGACCTTCCGATTTCAGCTGCGAAAGCGCCTCTCGAACAACCGCGCGACTCACGGAGAACTGCTCGCAAAGCAGTCGCTCACTTGGAAGGCGATCACCGACAGCGAATTCTCCGGATGCGATCGCCTGGTTCAGACGTGCAGCGATCTCATCGGGCAAATGCCGGGTCTCGACGTCTTCAGCCAGTTGATCGGCTTGTTTAGCTGGGGTTTGTGCCACTCGAATTCCTCAATTTCCACAACTGGTCTTACAGAAAATGTAGCACGATTCTTCAGTGAGAACAAAGAATCGGCTCTCACTTTTCTTCGAAAATAACTGGCGATTTAAAAGATAACTAGATGTTTTAAATGAATAAAAATTATCTCAAGGAGCCGACGGCTGACCGATGCCCAATCCTCTATATCGTAAACCCGACCAACCCATGTGACCCGTTGACGGGCCTGACGCAGCTTTGTATATTTAACCTGTCCGACCAATTCAGTATCTGGTCGAACCACTTCGGATGGCGCCTCGGGCGCAGACAGCCAATAAAAAAACAGGAGACACTTATGGGCGGCAGGGCTTTTCCGCTTCGGTTGGCGGCATTCGCTGCGAGTTTGGTTGCGAGCACCGCGGCCTCCGCCGCGCCGATCAAAATCGCGATGGTCGAAACGTTGTCCGGACCGCAAGCCTCTACCGGACTCATGTTCCGTGCCGCGGCGCGATACGCGATCGACGGCATCAATGAGGCGGGCGGCTGGAATGGCGAAAAGATCACGCTCGTCGATTACGACAACCAGGGTGGTCCCGCCGGGGCATCGGACAAGTTGAAATCGGCCATTGCCGATGGCGCGCAGATCGTCTTGCAAGGTGCATCGTCCGCCGTATCGGGCCAGCTCACCGAGGATGTACGCAAGTTCAACATTCGCAATCCGGGAAAGGAAATCATCTTCCTGAATCTGGGCGGCGAGGCGATGGAGCTGGCCGGCGCGAAGTGCAACTTCTACACCTTCAAGTTCGCCACCAATGCGCAGATTCGCGTCAAGGCGCTCGTCGATGCGATGAAGCCGCTCAATGCGTTAGGCACGCGCGTCTACTCCATGAATCAGAATTACTCGTGGGGAGAAGACATGCAGCAAGCCATCGACGACTACGCGGGTCCCGGCGGATATCAGGTGGTCGAGAAAACGCTGCACGACGTGAACAAGATCCAGGATTTCTCGCCGTATATCGCAAAGATATCCGCATCGAAGGCCACCACGGTCATTACGGGGAACTGGTCCGGCGATCTGCTTTTGCTGATGAAGGCCAGCAAGGCGTCCGGCTCGAAGGCGCGATTCGCCACCGTGTTCCTGGATCAGCCCGGCAATCTGGGCAACGCGGGTGATGCCGCATTGGGCGACTACATCGCTCATCCGTTCAATGCCGAGGCTGCCGGTGCGGGCGGCGACCAGTTCGCCAACGACTTCAAGGCAAAGCAGGGGCACTATCCGTCCTTCATCGAACCGCAAGCCGTCTTTGGCGTGCAGATGCTCGGAGCCGCGCTGAAAAACGTGAAGCCTCGAGACGGCAAGCTCAGCACGCGCGAGCTCGCCATCGCGCTGGAGAAGACGACATTCAAATCGCCGCTCGGCGAAATGAGTATTCGGGCTACCGATCACCAGGTACTGCTGCCGATGGTCGTGTCGGTCGTCGCCAACGACGCGAAGTACAAAGTCGACGGGACGAATATGGGCTTCAAACCCGTCAAGACCTTCAGCGCCGCGCAGGCAGCCACGCCCGCGCAAGCCAGTTGCAAGATGGTACGACCCGAGTAGCACGGAACACGCGTGATCGATCAGCGGCCGCAAGCCGGCCGCCTGACGAAGCTCGAATCAATCAATTGCCGAACTGATCGCTCTCGAAGTGTCACGCGAGCGCGAGGGATGTTTTCATGGATCAATTCGTCGTCGGACTATTCAACGGCATCATTTACGGTTTATTGCTGTTCATGGTGTCGGCAGGGCTCACGCTGATTTTCGGCATGATGGGTATCCTGAATTTCGCCCACGCTTCCTTCTATATGCTGGGCGCCTACTTCGCCTATAACTTGCAAGGCGTCGTCGGATTCTGGCCGGCCCTGATCATGTCGCCGCTCATGGTGGGACTGATCGGCGTACTCGTGGAA is a window from the Caballeronia insecticola genome containing:
- a CDS encoding branched-chain amino acid ABC transporter substrate-binding protein — its product is MNKNYLKEPTADRCPILYIVNPTNPCDPLTGLTQLCIFNLSDQFSIWSNHFGWRLGRRQPIKKQETLMGGRAFPLRLAAFAASLVASTAASAAPIKIAMVETLSGPQASTGLMFRAAARYAIDGINEAGGWNGEKITLVDYDNQGGPAGASDKLKSAIADGAQIVLQGASSAVSGQLTEDVRKFNIRNPGKEIIFLNLGGEAMELAGAKCNFYTFKFATNAQIRVKALVDAMKPLNALGTRVYSMNQNYSWGEDMQQAIDDYAGPGGYQVVEKTLHDVNKIQDFSPYIAKISASKATTVITGNWSGDLLLLMKASKASGSKARFATVFLDQPGNLGNAGDAALGDYIAHPFNAEAAGAGGDQFANDFKAKQGHYPSFIEPQAVFGVQMLGAALKNVKPRDGKLSTRELAIALEKTTFKSPLGEMSIRATDHQVLLPMVVSVVANDAKYKVDGTNMGFKPVKTFSAAQAATPAQASCKMVRPE